From the Candidatus Omnitrophota bacterium genome, one window contains:
- a CDS encoding diguanylate cyclase — MTKKKKILLIDDQDLLRQELKSALEHEGYDVTDVASAGEALLKIRDTKYDVICTDLVLKEGSGLDVLREAKKPEIGTEVIIFTGSASLESSISALNRGAFAYITKPFSIEELVSSIEEAVCAKKERKNKSGVLKKLIEENMTDELTGLFNRRYLNNILPAEMKRCARSGSVMTVVMMDIDMFKAVNDVYGHTAGDELLEQFADLLEESSRKSDILIRLGGDEFVVILPDTGKLGAESFAGKLLLRIKEKTFKSGKNELEVGLSLGIACYEPTGDKRAGEYGADLLEKADQALMVAKTKGGNAYSIHKEKERAAGGKRTGENRKLETYKSKIRGMVKRNDATVYELVSEIARKVDRAKTPGKEQEKNVLDLAVAMGKSYRFNDQQIDHLKKAMTVRDIGETILPRAILCKKGKLGKKEREEMEKHPEIAAELLKEAPLFKSIIPSVRFHHEKFDGTGYSAGLKGKDIPLGARIVGVLDTYEALISGRCYREAYTKEQAISIIKDGAGTQFDPDIVDKFISVVGGTLKGCTRRRGR; from the coding sequence ATGACGAAAAAAAAGAAAATACTTTTGATCGATGATCAGGATCTTTTGCGCCAGGAACTAAAGTCCGCCCTTGAGCATGAAGGGTACGACGTAACGGATGTAGCCTCCGCCGGGGAGGCCCTCCTGAAGATCCGGGACACAAAATACGACGTGATATGCACGGACCTTGTCTTGAAAGAAGGATCCGGGCTGGACGTCCTGCGCGAAGCAAAGAAACCCGAGATCGGGACGGAAGTCATAATCTTCACGGGCTCCGCGTCGCTGGAAAGCTCCATATCGGCGCTTAACCGGGGAGCCTTCGCCTACATCACCAAACCTTTCAGCATAGAAGAGCTGGTCTCGTCGATAGAAGAGGCCGTGTGCGCCAAAAAAGAAAGAAAGAACAAGAGCGGCGTGTTGAAAAAACTCATAGAAGAGAACATGACGGATGAGCTTACGGGGCTGTTCAACAGGCGGTACCTCAATAACATCTTACCCGCCGAAATGAAAAGATGCGCGAGAAGCGGTTCCGTAATGACCGTGGTCATGATGGACATAGACATGTTCAAGGCGGTCAACGATGTATACGGGCATACCGCCGGGGATGAGCTCCTGGAACAATTCGCGGATCTTCTTGAGGAGAGCTCCCGAAAAAGCGACATTCTTATAAGGCTGGGCGGCGATGAGTTCGTCGTGATCCTGCCGGACACCGGGAAACTGGGCGCGGAATCGTTCGCGGGGAAATTGCTCCTGCGGATAAAGGAAAAGACGTTCAAGTCCGGCAAGAACGAGCTGGAAGTCGGGCTTAGCCTGGGGATAGCCTGTTACGAGCCGACCGGGGACAAAAGAGCCGGGGAATATGGCGCTGATCTCCTGGAAAAGGCGGACCAGGCACTTATGGTAGCAAAAACCAAGGGCGGCAACGCCTATTCCATCCACAAGGAGAAAGAAAGGGCGGCTGGAGGAAAAAGGACCGGGGAGAACAGGAAACTCGAGACGTATAAAAGCAAGATCCGTGGCATGGTCAAAAGGAACGACGCCACTGTCTATGAACTGGTGTCCGAGATAGCCAGGAAGGTTGACAGGGCCAAGACCCCTGGCAAAGAGCAGGAGAAGAACGTGTTGGACCTGGCCGTAGCCATGGGGAAGAGTTACCGTTTTAACGACCAGCAGATAGATCATCTTAAAAAGGCCATGACGGTACGGGACATAGGGGAAACGATCCTTCCCCGCGCTATTCTTTGTAAAAAGGGCAAACTGGGGAAAAAGGAACGTGAGGAAATGGAAAAACACCCGGAGATCGCAGCGGAACTCCTGAAAGAGGCCCCACTTTTTAAGTCGATCATCCCGAGTGTGCGTTTTCATCACGAAAAGTTCGATGGCACGGGTTACTCGGCAGGACTTAAAGGCAAGGATATCCCCCTGGGGGCCAGGATAGTGGGGGTACTGGATACGTACGAAGCTCTTATATCGGGAAGGTGCTATCGGGAGGCGTACACGAAAGAACAAGCCATAAGCATCATCAAGGACGGGGCCGGGACCCAGTTCGATCCCGATATTGTGGATAAATTTATTTCTGTAGTAGGGGGGACACTGAAAGGCTGTACAAGGAGGAGGGGTAGATGA
- a CDS encoding ATP-binding protein, whose amino-acid sequence MKNTKKTRDPQARFPEENPNPVLRVTWEGKVLYANKASGTLLREWGARTGKALPKEWTERISTVINGNRIKRTEIFHKNSIFSLSIVPIKGEKCANIYGMDITGLKRAEISARKSEERLQVVACATNDAIWDWDLEKGTVWWNQAVSGLFGYSRGEIRKKHAWKLGKIHLKDRERIKNSLDKAIKGKGAIWTGEYRFKCSNGTYKHILDRGFIMRDIADMPVRMIGSMMDITEQKKAEALQKRDKEEIEKIIRLRTRELIFAQKELARKRRLSDIGALAATVAHELRNPLGVIKVATYNIKRKNKDGELDKHLFNLERHIDESELFIKNLLSYTRIRVPDYQKTDIRQLIKECAETCGKTHPDTKVKLILVPLSDDNRMIEMDIGHFREILTNLLNNAYQAIGPERGSIEIRTSVVSKKGKKHYRISVSDNGCGIDREDIKKVFQPFFSLKPQGTGLGLAICAELIAMHNGVISIKSEKKQGTTVTFTLPAERPASKYPNMPKSRKKSTKSGPRP is encoded by the coding sequence ATGAAAAACACGAAAAAAACAAGAGACCCCCAGGCCAGGTTCCCAGAAGAGAATCCGAACCCGGTATTACGGGTAACCTGGGAAGGAAAGGTACTGTACGCCAATAAGGCAAGCGGAACGCTTCTCCGGGAATGGGGGGCGCGTACGGGAAAAGCCTTGCCGAAGGAGTGGACGGAACGTATTTCCACGGTCATAAACGGTAACCGTATAAAAAGAACGGAGATATTCCACAAGAACAGTATATTCTCTCTTTCCATAGTGCCTATAAAAGGAGAAAAGTGCGCCAATATATACGGCATGGATATAACAGGGCTGAAAAGAGCCGAAATATCAGCCCGCAAAAGCGAGGAAAGGCTGCAGGTAGTGGCCTGCGCGACCAATGACGCTATTTGGGACTGGGACCTGGAAAAGGGGACGGTCTGGTGGAACCAGGCCGTGAGCGGCCTTTTCGGGTACTCTCGCGGGGAAATAAGAAAAAAACACGCGTGGAAGCTAGGGAAGATACACCTTAAGGACAGGGAAAGGATAAAGAACAGCCTGGATAAGGCCATAAAGGGGAAAGGCGCCATATGGACCGGGGAATACCGGTTCAAATGTTCTAATGGAACATATAAACACATACTTGATAGGGGCTTTATAATGCGCGACATAGCGGACATGCCTGTGCGCATGATAGGGTCCATGATGGATATTACGGAACAAAAGAAAGCAGAAGCCCTGCAGAAAAGGGACAAAGAAGAGATAGAAAAGATCATAAGGCTTCGCACCCGTGAATTGATCTTCGCCCAGAAAGAACTTGCCAGGAAACGAAGGCTATCGGATATCGGAGCGCTTGCGGCTACAGTAGCCCATGAATTGCGCAATCCCCTGGGAGTGATAAAAGTAGCCACGTACAATATCAAAAGGAAGAACAAGGATGGGGAGCTCGATAAACACTTATTTAACCTGGAAAGACACATTGACGAGAGTGAGCTCTTTATCAAGAACCTTTTGAGCTATACCCGTATAAGGGTCCCGGACTACCAGAAAACCGATATCCGGCAGCTGATCAAAGAATGCGCGGAGACATGCGGAAAAACACATCCGGACACAAAAGTAAAGCTTATCCTGGTGCCGTTGTCTGATGATAACCGCATGATAGAGATGGATATAGGGCATTTCCGGGAGATATTGACGAATTTACTTAATAACGCCTATCAGGCGATAGGACCCGAACGGGGGAGCATTGAGATAAGGACCTCGGTCGTTTCAAAAAAGGGCAAAAAACACTACAGGATAAGCGTGTCGGATAATGGGTGCGGCATAGACAGGGAGGACATCAAGAAAGTCTTCCAACCTTTCTTTTCCCTTAAACCACAAGGGACCGGACTAGGACTTGCTATCTGTGCCGAGCTTATCGCTATGCATAACGGGGTGATAAGCATAAAAAGCGAGAAGAAACAGGGAACAACAGTTACTTTCACCCTCCCCGCGGAGAGACCCGCCAGCAAGTATCCCAATATGCCAAAAAGTAGAAAAAAGTCAACAAAAAGTGGACCCAGGCCGTAG
- a CDS encoding DNA-binding response regulator encodes MNGKMYNIMLVDDDSSFTEELAETLEEYNVLEVNSAEKALELLKRSNLVDVVVLDVVLPGVRGTKALAKIRKVTPEIGIIILTGHSTKDIAIEALKGGADDYIEKPVDVLRLKESIWTLLARQRNRDVAQKGVGGKLEKIKNLIMMNPHRKISLEDAAKHINLCPKYLSRLFKEKTGHGFSDFKIAVRTERGKKLLHETALSIEAISERLGYQNAESFIRIFRKKTGRTPAEFRGARSSGKKKKNTRRSGKSGYTKK; translated from the coding sequence ATGAATGGAAAAATGTACAACATAATGCTGGTGGACGATGACAGCTCTTTTACCGAGGAGCTGGCGGAAACACTTGAGGAATATAATGTTCTGGAAGTAAACAGCGCGGAAAAAGCCCTGGAACTATTGAAGCGGTCGAATCTTGTTGATGTTGTTGTTCTTGATGTCGTGCTTCCCGGGGTGCGGGGCACAAAAGCGCTCGCGAAAATAAGGAAGGTCACCCCGGAGATAGGCATAATCATACTCACGGGGCATAGCACAAAAGATATCGCGATCGAAGCGCTTAAGGGAGGGGCTGACGATTATATTGAAAAGCCGGTCGATGTGTTGCGGCTCAAAGAAAGTATCTGGACGCTTCTAGCGCGACAAAGGAACCGGGATGTGGCGCAAAAGGGCGTTGGAGGCAAGCTGGAAAAGATAAAAAACCTTATCATGATGAATCCGCATCGCAAGATAAGCCTGGAAGACGCCGCTAAACATATAAACCTGTGCCCGAAATATCTAAGCAGGCTTTTCAAGGAAAAAACGGGGCACGGTTTTAGCGATTTCAAAATAGCCGTAAGAACGGAAAGAGGGAAAAAACTTTTACATGAGACAGCTCTTAGCATAGAAGCGATATCTGAGAGACTGGGGTACCAGAACGCTGAATCGTTCATAAGGATATTCAGGAAAAAGACAGGCAGGACGCCCGCGGAATTCCGGGGGGCGCGGTCCTCCGGGAAAAAGAAGAAGAACACAAGACGGTCCGGGAAAAGCGGATATACCAAGAAATGA
- a CDS encoding ParB/RepB/Spo0J family partition protein, whose protein sequence is MEKRLGKGLSALISEDISSARGKVEQVRISEVSPNPFQPRKRFNENALGELINSIREKGVIQPILVRQKESGYELVAGERRLRAAQALGVEEIPAIIRTDIDDANSLEISLIENIQREELNPVEEARAYQELINKFAYTLEKVGQMMGKDKSTISNSLRILALGDKILGLIEDGKLSQGHAKTVLSIESTHRREYVADMIVKKGMSVREAEHYIRRTEEPKKRPSRLKDPNVLSVEEQLKHKYGTKVTIFQGKKRGKIEIQYFSQEDLNRIIGMLI, encoded by the coding sequence ATGGAGAAACGATTGGGTAAAGGCCTTAGTGCCTTGATATCAGAGGATATAAGTAGCGCAAGGGGCAAAGTTGAGCAAGTACGAATAAGCGAAGTTTCCCCTAATCCGTTCCAGCCGCGTAAGCGTTTTAATGAGAATGCCTTAGGAGAGCTGATTAATTCCATTCGGGAAAAGGGGGTTATACAGCCGATATTAGTCCGACAAAAAGAAAGCGGATATGAGCTTGTAGCGGGAGAAAGAAGGTTGCGTGCGGCTCAGGCCCTGGGGGTCGAAGAAATACCCGCGATAATCAGAACGGACATAGATGACGCTAATAGCCTGGAGATATCGCTTATCGAGAACATACAACGAGAAGAACTGAATCCCGTAGAAGAAGCCCGGGCATACCAAGAACTTATAAACAAATTCGCGTACACTCTGGAAAAGGTCGGGCAGATGATGGGGAAGGATAAGTCCACTATTTCAAACAGTTTACGTATTTTAGCGCTTGGCGACAAGATCCTGGGTCTTATTGAGGATGGGAAGTTGAGCCAGGGACACGCGAAAACGGTCTTATCTATTGAAAGTACGCATCGCAGGGAATATGTGGCGGATATGATCGTCAAAAAAGGGATGTCGGTAAGAGAGGCGGAACATTATATCCGGCGGACCGAAGAGCCGAAAAAAAGGCCTTCCAGATTGAAGGATCCGAATGTGCTCAGCGTAGAGGAACAATTGAAGCACAAGTATGGGACAAAAGTGACCATTTTCCAGGGGAAGAAAAGAGGGAAGATAGAGATACAATATTTTTCCCAGGAGGACTTGAACCGGATAATCGGGATGCTCATATAA
- a CDS encoding AAA family ATPase, with protein MKKIAFCNQKGGVAKTTSALNVATYLALLGKKTLLIDLDPQANATSGIGIDKATIEKSIYNVLHEHIRLEEAIHNTDIDNLFVIPSNINLTGAEVELVNVMGREYRLKKALQDMPQQMDFVIMDCPPSLGLLTINGLTAATSIIIPIQCEYYALEGLSQLMQTIKLIKDNLNDKLYIEGVLMTLADFRTNLTKEVIDEVKKYFGEKVYKTIIPRTIKLTEAPGFGKPIALYAPTSPGAEKYENVAKEILGIPIEEDIIEKEVMVNSEDGNGETIG; from the coding sequence GTGAAAAAAATAGCATTTTGTAATCAAAAAGGCGGAGTTGCTAAAACAACATCAGCCTTAAATGTAGCTACCTATCTTGCCCTCCTGGGCAAAAAAACATTACTTATAGACCTCGATCCCCAGGCGAATGCTACAAGCGGGATCGGTATAGACAAAGCAACCATTGAAAAAAGTATATATAATGTTCTTCACGAACATATCCGCCTGGAAGAAGCCATCCACAATACGGATATTGATAATTTATTCGTGATACCATCGAATATCAATCTAACAGGAGCTGAGGTTGAACTTGTCAACGTCATGGGGCGTGAATACAGATTAAAGAAGGCCTTGCAGGATATGCCCCAGCAAATGGACTTTGTGATCATGGACTGCCCACCCTCTCTTGGTCTTTTAACAATAAACGGCCTGACAGCGGCGACCTCTATTATAATTCCTATACAATGCGAATATTACGCGCTTGAAGGCCTTAGCCAGCTAATGCAAACCATAAAGCTGATCAAGGACAACCTGAATGATAAGCTATATATTGAAGGCGTATTGATGACCCTAGCCGATTTCAGGACCAATCTCACAAAAGAAGTCATAGATGAAGTAAAAAAATATTTCGGCGAAAAAGTTTACAAGACAATAATACCCAGAACTATAAAACTGACAGAAGCACCTGGTTTTGGGAAACCCATAGCTTTATATGCCCCGACTTCTCCTGGAGCGGAAAAATATGAAAATGTCGCGAAAGAGATACTGGGGATACCGATAGAAGAAGATATTATAGAAAAAGAAGTTATGGTAAATTCGGAGGATGGTAATGGAGAAACGATTGGGTAA
- a CDS encoding Jag N-terminal domain-containing protein has protein sequence MKKNITQIEVEDVTVEKAIRKALKTLNAKEQEVSVKVLKEGHKGLFGMKGAEHAKIRVTVIPKTKVNT, from the coding sequence ATGAAAAAAAACATAACGCAAATAGAGGTTGAGGACGTGACAGTCGAAAAGGCGATAAGAAAAGCCTTGAAAACCCTGAATGCCAAAGAGCAGGAAGTTTCTGTGAAGGTGCTGAAGGAAGGGCATAAAGGGCTTTTTGGCATGAAAGGCGCCGAGCACGCGAAGATCCGGGTCACGGTGATCCCCAAAACAAAAGTCAACACCTGA